ATTTCAGTATTTTACTGAAGAACACAGTACGGGGACATAGTATTTTCAGAGTTGATCAGACAATTCTTAAGGAATTTGATTCATCAGATATAGAAAGAAAAATGGACACTTGATTTTCAAATCTCAGTAATCGCATCTCCAGACCACGCCTCAATACATCAATTGTTATTTTAGGAAGACTTTCATATCTCAGTGCAGGAACTATTATTTCAAGATAATTCAGAGTTTACCAAGACATTTGAGGGATTTGATTCATATACAGAAAGAAGCACGACACTAGATTCCATTCAAGCATTTCGACAAACACACAGTACACTGCCTCTTCAAGATCACACCTCAATCGCTAGACCCACCAATCTGACGAACCAAGAACAGGGATTGCAAATGGAAACGAGCACCTATCCATCAGTGCTTCGACCTCGGCGACGTCCTCCTTGCCGCCGGCACCTCCGGAGCCTTCCTCTTCGGTGACGTCCTCGGCTCCGCACCAGCCGCAGGCGCCACCGCCTTCCTCTTCAGCGACTTCTTGGCAGGTGCCTCAGCGGCCGGAGCAGGAACCGCCGCAGCAGAAGCAGCAGCCTTCTTCCTGAGCGACGCCTTGGCCGGAGCCGCGGCCATGGGCTTCTTCTTCGCGCCGCCCTCGAGCTGCGCGGCGGCGATGCGGTCGAACTCGTCGGAGAGCTTCCTGGCGCGCTTCctcttggcggcggcggcgatggtcACGAGCGGCACCCCCTCGCCCTCGGACTCGCCGGACTCGGAGTCCTCATCATCATCCACCACCTCGCGCCGCATCGCCTTCTCCTGGGCCGCGACCTCCGCCTCGTCCTCGGAGTCGTCGTCGTCGGAGCCGAGCGCGTCGTCGAGGGTGGCAGGCGCGGGCCCGTGCCCCGCGGCGCGGACCTTGGACTTGGAGGCCTTGGCGGACTTGGCGGAGACCCTGGCGTCGCGGCGCGCGGTGCGGCGGAGCTTGATGAGGTTGCCCTCGATGCGGCCCTGCAG
This sequence is a window from Aegilops tauschii subsp. strangulata cultivar AL8/78 chromosome 7, Aet v6.0, whole genome shotgun sequence. Protein-coding genes within it:
- the LOC109743939 gene encoding uncharacterized protein, coding for MVVALGPGRFYGGGLPRPRVFPGDRVDPPAPVTDALLCWARDAHWSMGGLGAKRLRLQGRIEGNLIKLRRTARRDARVSAKSAKASKSKVRAAGHGPAPATLDDALGSDDDDSEDEAEVAAQEKAMRREVVDDDEDSESGESEGEGVPLVTIAAAAKRKRARKLSDEFDRIAAAQLEGGAKKKPMAAAPAKASLRKKAAASAAAVPAPAAEAPAKKSLKRKAVAPAAGAEPRTSPKRKAPEVPAARRTSPRSKH